A part of Corynebacterium mustelae genomic DNA contains:
- a CDS encoding DUF368 domain-containing protein, with translation MSDTQKLAKNSPLSHVVNVIVGCLIGLAEMVPGVSGGTVALVTGIYERAIRNGDALLHAVRTAVFDRQNFKQAAAKVEWVFLASIGAGMVGTVLALSGVMHRFVEFSPQTSRALFLGMVAVSLIVPIKMIDKQDFAKNRFAAMALFLIAAVAIFFLTGITSAEKPNPPLIIIFGAAAIAVCALVLPGISGSFILLSMGLYQPVIGAVSERNMVVIAVFVLGAMTGLALFIKTLKFLITNYHTLTMMTMAGFMLGSLRALWPWQDDSTGLLPPSNDIGWLFGMMALGGIIAGGIMVLERFTDKTGTVASTN, from the coding sequence ATGTCAGACACGCAGAAGTTGGCAAAAAATTCGCCGCTAAGTCACGTTGTCAATGTTATTGTTGGTTGCCTGATTGGCCTGGCGGAGATGGTCCCTGGTGTCTCCGGTGGCACGGTGGCGCTGGTGACGGGCATTTATGAGCGCGCAATCCGCAACGGTGATGCCTTGCTGCACGCAGTGCGCACCGCTGTTTTTGACCGGCAAAATTTCAAACAGGCAGCAGCGAAAGTGGAGTGGGTATTTTTAGCTTCCATCGGTGCTGGCATGGTCGGCACCGTGTTGGCATTAAGTGGCGTGATGCATCGGTTTGTTGAATTCAGTCCGCAAACCTCTCGTGCATTATTCCTGGGCATGGTCGCGGTTTCGCTGATCGTTCCCATCAAGATGATCGATAAGCAGGATTTTGCTAAAAACCGTTTTGCTGCTATGGCGTTGTTCCTCATTGCAGCTGTAGCGATTTTCTTCCTTACAGGCATTACCTCTGCGGAAAAGCCCAATCCGCCTCTCATTATTATTTTTGGTGCCGCAGCCATCGCCGTGTGTGCTTTGGTATTACCAGGAATTTCCGGTTCGTTTATTCTGCTGTCCATGGGGCTTTACCAACCAGTAATCGGCGCAGTATCGGAACGCAATATGGTCGTTATAGCAGTATTTGTTCTGGGCGCTATGACAGGCTTGGCTCTATTTATTAAAACGCTGAAATTCCTCATTACCAATTACCACACTCTGACCATGATGACGATGGCTGGGTTCATGCTCGGGTCGCTTCGTGCTCTCTGGCCGTGGCAAGACGACTCAACTGGCCTCTTACCTCCAAGCAATGACATCGGATGGCTGTTTGGTATGATGGCACTCGGCGGCATCATTGCTGGTGGCATCATGGTTTTGGAAAGATTTACGGATAAGACTGGCACGGTTGCAAGCACCAACTAA
- a CDS encoding ABC transporter substrate-binding protein → MTLGILHRSSSRILAATLCVSAALVTGCVTNTEGASTSSSGSARAEATDSAGLPAAEGGLPEGWQEIKPAKVDEIAAMVPADIAADGKIVIGTNPPFAPAEFKDPSGNIIGFDIDLAHAVASVMGLELVVSDQDFSLILPAVSGGTVDFGASGFTDNEERRKNYDFVNYFNAGIQWASAPDNPVNPDDACGLTVAVQRTTVSDTEDVTRRSEQCEKDGKKPINKIAFETSDLAANAAILGKADAFSADSPITAWAVERSNGRIALTGDIFDAAHYGWPVKKGSELAPALAAALQHLIDTGDYATIMNQWGLTDGHVSEALINGEPVK, encoded by the coding sequence ATGACTTTAGGTATCTTGCATCGCTCTTCCTCCCGCATACTCGCAGCCACTTTGTGTGTATCTGCCGCTCTGGTTACTGGTTGTGTTACGAACACCGAAGGTGCCTCCACATCATCTTCCGGTTCCGCTCGTGCAGAAGCGACTGATTCCGCCGGATTGCCAGCAGCAGAAGGCGGACTTCCGGAAGGTTGGCAAGAGATCAAACCAGCCAAAGTTGATGAAATTGCGGCTATGGTTCCAGCAGATATTGCAGCGGATGGAAAAATCGTTATCGGTACCAATCCCCCATTTGCGCCTGCGGAGTTTAAAGACCCAAGCGGCAATATCATCGGTTTCGATATTGATCTGGCACATGCGGTAGCTTCTGTCATGGGCTTAGAGCTTGTCGTATCCGATCAGGATTTCTCGTTAATCCTGCCCGCAGTATCTGGCGGCACGGTTGATTTCGGCGCTTCGGGCTTTACTGATAATGAAGAACGCCGCAAAAACTATGATTTTGTCAATTATTTTAATGCTGGTATCCAATGGGCTTCTGCCCCAGATAACCCAGTCAATCCTGACGATGCCTGTGGCCTGACCGTCGCGGTTCAACGCACTACCGTTTCCGATACTGAAGATGTCACTCGCCGTTCCGAGCAATGCGAAAAAGACGGCAAGAAGCCAATTAATAAAATCGCGTTTGAAACTTCCGATTTGGCGGCAAATGCTGCAATCCTTGGTAAGGCAGACGCTTTTTCGGCTGATTCCCCTATCACCGCCTGGGCTGTTGAGCGTTCCAATGGCCGCATCGCTTTAACGGGTGATATTTTTGATGCTGCCCATTACGGATGGCCGGTAAAGAAGGGTTCTGAATTGGCTCCAGCGTTGGCTGCTGCGCTTCAACATCTGATTGATACTGGCGATTACGCCACGATTATGAATCAATGGGGCCTCACCGATGGACATGTGTCCGAAGCGTTGATTAATGGTGAACCTGTGAAATAA
- a CDS encoding amino acid ABC transporter permease: MTTTPTPIQAKSLPHPSRWVAAIILALLALWFVYSATQNEAFGWSTYRRYLLDTRIAEAAMHTLAITVLAMLIGVILGSTLAVLRMSPNPVLRGLAWLYLWIFRGTPVYVQLVFWGLAGVVFKTIDVGFTELDLREILKNAFFLAVIGLGLNEAAYMAEIVRAGIQAVPEGQTEASKALGMSWWMTIRRTVLPQAMRIIIPPTGNEFISLLKTTSLVVAIPYAGELFGRSMDIANSLFEPVPMLLVAATWYLAITSVLMVGQYYLEKHFEKGATRELTQRQLAALADAEGTLPRNVNVVPEPPARHPND; the protein is encoded by the coding sequence ATGACCACTACGCCTACACCGATTCAGGCAAAGTCATTGCCGCACCCAAGCCGTTGGGTTGCCGCAATCATTCTTGCCTTATTAGCACTGTGGTTTGTCTATTCAGCCACCCAAAACGAGGCTTTCGGTTGGTCCACCTACCGCCGGTATTTGCTTGACACCCGCATTGCTGAAGCTGCGATGCACACCCTAGCGATCACGGTTCTCGCTATGTTGATAGGTGTCATTCTAGGCAGCACCTTAGCTGTGTTGCGGATGTCGCCTAACCCGGTGCTGCGCGGGTTAGCATGGTTATACCTGTGGATCTTCCGTGGCACCCCAGTCTATGTGCAATTGGTTTTCTGGGGTTTAGCGGGGGTTGTTTTCAAAACAATCGATGTGGGTTTCACCGAACTCGACCTGCGCGAAATTCTCAAAAACGCGTTCTTCCTTGCAGTAATCGGCTTAGGTTTAAACGAAGCCGCCTACATGGCAGAGATTGTGCGCGCCGGTATTCAGGCCGTACCAGAAGGGCAAACTGAAGCGTCCAAGGCCTTGGGCATGAGCTGGTGGATGACTATCCGGCGCACCGTTTTGCCTCAGGCTATGCGTATTATCATTCCACCTACTGGTAATGAATTTATTTCTCTACTCAAAACCACATCCCTTGTTGTGGCGATCCCCTATGCCGGTGAGCTTTTTGGCCGTTCCATGGATATTGCCAATAGCCTTTTCGAACCGGTCCCCATGCTGCTTGTAGCCGCTACGTGGTATCTTGCCATAACTTCAGTGCTCATGGTTGGCCAGTACTATCTGGAGAAGCATTTTGAAAAAGGTGCTACTCGGGAATTGACGCAACGCCAACTCGCTGCACTCGCTGATGCTGAAGGTACTCTGCCCCGTAACGTTAATGTGGTTCCGGAACCCCCAGCCCGCCACCCGAACGATTAA
- the polA gene encoding DNA polymerase I: MTDAHNRLMLIDGHSMAFRAFYALPAENFATSGGQATNAVYGFLSMLSNLLNDEKPSHVAVAFDIGRKTFRSELFPEYKAQREETPEAFRGQVPLLKEVLASLGIVTLDKENYEADDIIATLATAAKPLGYETLIVTGDRDSFQLVNDTTTVLYPMKGVSVLHRFTPEAIQEKYGLQPNQYPDFAALRGDPSDNLPSVPKVGEKTATKWIVQYGSLENLLSSADEIKGVVGSNLRECIEQVRMNRTLTEMVKDLELPYSPDQLELRPANVTEVAAKFDELEFGVNLRERVLEAVHADGAVAAQTVENAVSSTIDLVPVDKWLAARKKAAGIKTWDATAPGMAVFIEGSGTPATGDAEGFAIVDQDFHAVAGSFAELTPGEEKALVEYLESQAPKFFHGAKAHFHMVAGRGIALNGIAHDTAIAAYLLRPGQRTYELKDVYQRHLKRQLEVAESGQLSLLDIPGSEHLVDAAVAIMELVPTLVSELQDIASLELYLDLELPLISSLAAMEEAGIAIDVATLEDQLETFQQQVIEEEEAARAIAGDPALKLTSPKQLQVVLFDTLGLPKTKKTKTGYSTAAKEIEALAVNHPHPFLDHLLAHREYQKMKTTLEGLIKAVGSDGRIHTTFNQTVTSTGRLSSTDPNLQNIPVRTPAGRKIRSAFVVGEGYDKLLTADYSQIEMRVMAHLSADPGLVEAYQKGEDLHNYVGSKVFEVPVDEVTPELRRRVKAMSYGLVYGLSAFGLSQQLGISPSEAKNIMTAYFERFGGVKRYLDEVVEKARKDGYTATLFGRRRYLPELNSDNRVARENAERAALNAPIQGTAADIIKVAMLRVDRELKKIGAKSRVLLQVHDELVLEVAEGELDHVREILETEMDSAISLSVPLEVSAGVGDNWDEAAH; the protein is encoded by the coding sequence GTGACTGATGCACATAACCGACTCATGCTTATCGACGGACATTCCATGGCGTTTCGCGCTTTTTACGCGTTACCAGCTGAAAACTTCGCCACCTCAGGTGGGCAGGCTACCAACGCTGTCTACGGATTCCTTTCGATGTTGTCGAATTTGCTTAACGACGAAAAACCCAGTCATGTCGCGGTGGCGTTTGACATCGGCCGAAAAACTTTCCGCTCCGAATTGTTCCCGGAGTATAAGGCGCAGCGAGAAGAGACACCCGAGGCGTTTCGCGGACAGGTGCCGCTGTTGAAAGAAGTGCTCGCTTCGCTCGGTATTGTCACATTGGATAAAGAAAATTACGAGGCGGACGATATTATCGCCACCTTAGCCACCGCCGCGAAACCCTTGGGCTATGAAACTCTCATCGTTACCGGCGATCGAGATTCTTTCCAGTTGGTCAACGACACGACGACGGTGTTGTATCCAATGAAAGGGGTTTCGGTTTTGCACAGGTTCACTCCGGAAGCCATCCAAGAGAAATACGGATTGCAGCCAAACCAATACCCGGATTTCGCCGCGTTGCGGGGTGACCCATCCGATAACCTGCCGTCGGTGCCTAAAGTGGGCGAGAAAACCGCGACGAAATGGATTGTCCAGTATGGATCTTTGGAGAATCTTCTCAGTAGTGCAGACGAAATCAAAGGTGTTGTTGGTAGCAACTTGCGTGAGTGTATTGAACAGGTGCGGATGAACCGAACCTTGACTGAAATGGTCAAGGACTTGGAACTTCCTTATTCACCAGATCAATTGGAGTTGCGCCCGGCAAATGTCACTGAGGTTGCAGCTAAATTCGACGAATTAGAATTTGGTGTTAATCTTCGAGAACGAGTTCTTGAAGCAGTTCACGCAGACGGTGCCGTTGCTGCCCAAACGGTAGAAAACGCTGTATCTTCCACCATTGATTTGGTTCCGGTGGACAAGTGGTTAGCAGCTAGGAAAAAAGCTGCAGGCATCAAGACTTGGGATGCTACAGCACCTGGGATGGCGGTGTTTATTGAAGGTTCGGGTACGCCAGCTACGGGTGATGCGGAAGGTTTTGCGATCGTCGATCAGGATTTCCACGCAGTTGCTGGATCATTTGCGGAATTGACACCAGGTGAAGAAAAAGCTCTGGTGGAATACCTCGAATCGCAGGCACCGAAGTTTTTTCACGGAGCTAAAGCTCATTTCCATATGGTTGCTGGCCGGGGAATTGCTCTTAATGGGATCGCCCATGACACAGCAATCGCAGCGTATTTGCTTCGACCGGGGCAACGTACCTATGAATTAAAAGATGTTTATCAACGCCACCTCAAACGTCAGCTTGAGGTGGCGGAATCAGGTCAACTTTCTCTCCTGGATATTCCGGGCTCGGAGCACCTTGTTGATGCCGCTGTCGCAATTATGGAATTAGTACCCACCTTGGTTTCCGAACTGCAAGACATTGCCAGCTTGGAACTGTATCTTGACCTGGAACTGCCATTGATCTCGTCGTTGGCTGCAATGGAAGAAGCTGGCATCGCCATTGATGTGGCAACCTTGGAAGACCAACTGGAAACCTTCCAGCAGCAGGTAATTGAGGAAGAAGAAGCTGCCCGCGCGATCGCCGGAGACCCCGCGTTAAAACTCACCTCGCCGAAACAATTACAGGTGGTGTTGTTTGACACCCTCGGCCTGCCAAAAACAAAGAAAACTAAAACTGGGTATTCGACAGCGGCCAAGGAAATTGAGGCGTTGGCGGTCAACCATCCGCATCCGTTTTTGGATCACCTGTTGGCGCATCGCGAATACCAAAAAATGAAGACCACCCTTGAGGGGTTAATCAAAGCGGTGGGCAGTGACGGGCGGATTCACACTACTTTCAATCAGACGGTAACCTCCACTGGCCGGTTGTCTTCAACAGACCCGAACTTACAGAACATCCCAGTGCGTACTCCGGCTGGTCGGAAGATTCGTTCCGCCTTTGTGGTGGGGGAAGGCTATGACAAGCTGCTTACAGCCGACTATTCGCAGATTGAAATGCGGGTGATGGCGCATCTATCCGCCGACCCAGGTTTGGTTGAGGCCTACCAAAAAGGTGAGGACCTGCACAATTACGTGGGCTCCAAGGTTTTTGAAGTGCCAGTCGATGAAGTTACCCCGGAGCTGCGTCGACGTGTTAAAGCGATGTCTTATGGTTTGGTGTACGGACTTTCTGCTTTTGGGTTATCGCAACAACTAGGTATTTCGCCAAGTGAAGCGAAAAACATTATGACTGCGTATTTCGAACGATTCGGTGGTGTGAAACGCTACCTAGACGAGGTTGTGGAAAAAGCAAGGAAAGACGGGTACACGGCAACGCTGTTTGGTAGGCGGCGCTATCTGCCTGAGCTAAATTCCGACAACCGGGTCGCCCGGGAAAATGCTGAGCGTGCAGCGCTAAATGCGCCGATTCAAGGAACCGCCGCCGACATTATCAAAGTAGCCATGTTGCGGGTGGACCGTGAGTTGAAGAAGATCGGCGCCAAGTCGCGGGTTTTGCTTCAGGTACACGATGAATTGGTTTTAGAAGTTGCCGAAGGAGAATTAGACCACGTGCGCGAGATTTTAGAGACCGAAATGGATTCTGCGATCTCTCTATCTGTTCCGCTAGAGGTATCCGCAGGGGTAGGAGATAACTGGGACGAAGCTGCCCACTAG
- the coaD gene encoding pantetheine-phosphate adenylyltransferase, giving the protein METPVTPTVHRAVCPGSFDPVTMGHLDIFRRAAAQFDEVVVLVTGNPNKNSGLFSIDERLELVRSATTEIPNLRVDWWSGLLVNYTTEHNIGVIVKGLRSALDYEYEIPMAQMNRNLTGVDTVFFMTDPKYGHVSSTLCKEVVKYGGDIRDMLPAEVEKAIKAKYAPS; this is encoded by the coding sequence ATGGAAACTCCAGTTACTCCCACCGTTCACCGCGCTGTATGCCCAGGGTCGTTTGACCCAGTGACCATGGGCCACCTCGATATTTTTCGACGTGCGGCCGCGCAATTCGATGAAGTTGTTGTACTTGTTACCGGCAATCCCAACAAAAATTCAGGACTATTCAGTATCGATGAGCGGCTGGAGTTGGTGCGCTCTGCAACAACGGAAATCCCCAACCTTCGCGTGGATTGGTGGTCTGGCCTGCTGGTTAATTACACCACCGAACATAATATTGGTGTGATAGTCAAGGGGTTGCGCTCCGCACTTGACTATGAATACGAAATACCAATGGCACAGATGAACCGAAACCTCACCGGTGTCGACACAGTATTTTTCATGACCGACCCGAAGTACGGACATGTTTCCTCCACGTTATGCAAAGAAGTGGTGAAGTACGGCGGGGACATTCGGGACATGTTGCCTGCGGAAGTTGAGAAAGCCATTAAAGCAAAGTATGCACCTAGCTAA
- a CDS encoding PepSY domain-containing protein: MTSPFRNRILVGTAVAALALPALAACTDSQRADAPAAASSAAEKVGSGVSSAQDAGASAVDKAKDAGASAMNKADDKMTAATSDDQVLNAIDIALEKNPNAVVINADRSDDDHHTEVDMIIDGAFKSIHVDQDGNVKDNMDDDGDDLAEDVRMAAEATVTAKEAAAQALSDHNNAYIDSIDLDDDNGRLHWDVELDDADTHADLPSVEIPAK; the protein is encoded by the coding sequence ATGACTTCACCTTTCCGTAACCGCATTCTTGTAGGCACCGCAGTTGCCGCCCTTGCGCTTCCAGCCCTTGCAGCATGCACCGACTCCCAGCGCGCCGACGCACCAGCGGCAGCCTCGTCTGCAGCAGAAAAAGTTGGTTCCGGCGTATCATCTGCTCAAGATGCAGGAGCGTCTGCTGTGGATAAGGCTAAAGACGCGGGTGCCAGCGCTATGAACAAAGCCGATGACAAAATGACCGCAGCTACATCCGATGACCAGGTTCTCAACGCGATCGACATCGCACTGGAAAAGAACCCCAACGCGGTGGTCATCAACGCTGACCGCTCCGATGATGACCACCACACCGAGGTGGATATGATCATCGACGGCGCGTTCAAGAGCATCCATGTTGACCAAGATGGCAATGTCAAAGACAACATGGATGACGATGGCGACGATCTTGCTGAAGATGTCCGCATGGCCGCTGAGGCAACAGTCACGGCAAAGGAAGCCGCTGCACAGGCGCTTTCTGATCACAATAACGCCTATATTGATTCCATCGACCTAGATGACGATAATGGCCGCCTGCATTGGGATGTTGAGCTAGACGACGCCGACACCCACGCAGACCTACCAAGCGTAGAAATCCCAGCGAAATAA
- a CDS encoding Rv0909 family putative TA system antitoxin, which translates to MSFIKKIKKVLKLTDNEYGEQITDSALDGATSVAESVAGEEHADKIQSGREFIDGKIGQKDAQ; encoded by the coding sequence ATGAGCTTTATTAAGAAGATCAAGAAAGTTCTAAAGCTTACTGATAACGAATACGGTGAGCAGATTACAGACAGTGCTTTGGATGGGGCTACCAGTGTTGCAGAATCCGTCGCTGGTGAAGAGCATGCAGACAAGATCCAATCCGGCCGTGAATTTATTGACGGTAAAATTGGCCAGAAAGATGCGCAGTAA
- a CDS encoding amino acid ABC transporter ATP-binding protein: MIDAQQVCKSFSGLDVLNGIDLQVPKGTVTCLIGPSGSGKSTFLRCVNHLEKITAGRLYVDGELIGYKEKNGTLYEISEKEAARQRSGIGMVFQNFNLFPHRTALENVIEAPIHVKGVPAEQARQQALKLLEQVGLKHKADAYPSQLSGGQQQRVAIARAVAMEPKLMLFDEPTSALDPELVGEVLRVMRQLAADGMTMLVVTHEMGFAREVSDQVVFMDGGVVVESGSPAEVIDYPQHERTKAFLSSLL; this comes from the coding sequence ATGATCGACGCGCAGCAGGTATGCAAATCTTTCTCCGGGTTAGATGTACTTAACGGGATTGACCTGCAAGTACCTAAAGGCACCGTCACCTGTCTGATCGGACCATCCGGCTCCGGAAAATCTACCTTTTTACGGTGTGTAAATCACCTAGAAAAGATCACTGCCGGCAGGCTTTATGTCGATGGTGAGTTAATCGGCTATAAGGAGAAAAACGGTACCCTATACGAGATTTCCGAAAAGGAAGCTGCGCGCCAGCGCTCTGGCATCGGCATGGTATTCCAGAATTTCAATCTGTTTCCACACCGTACCGCTCTTGAAAATGTCATTGAGGCACCCATTCACGTTAAAGGGGTACCAGCTGAACAAGCGAGGCAACAGGCGTTGAAGTTGCTGGAGCAGGTTGGTTTAAAACACAAAGCCGATGCTTACCCCAGCCAATTGTCCGGCGGGCAGCAACAACGTGTCGCCATCGCCCGCGCCGTAGCCATGGAACCTAAACTCATGCTTTTCGACGAGCCAACCTCCGCACTTGACCCCGAGCTGGTAGGTGAAGTGCTACGAGTCATGCGGCAGTTGGCTGCTGATGGGATGACAATGCTTGTTGTTACCCACGAGATGGGCTTCGCCCGGGAAGTCAGCGACCAAGTGGTATTTATGGATGGCGGAGTTGTGGTCGAATCAGGCTCCCCTGCAGAGGTGATTGATTATCCGCAGCATGAGCGTACCAAAGCGTTTCTCTCCAGCCTGCTTTAA
- the rsmD gene encoding 16S rRNA (guanine(966)-N(2))-methyltransferase RsmD has translation MTRIISGEARGRKIKVPPEGTRPTSDRAREGLFSSLQVRFGFQDAVVLDLFAGSGALGLEAASRGAAEVVLVESNPKTCEVIRHNCSVVGHPNVRIEEMRASTYLAQAPKEHFDMVLADPPYDLADSAIIEMLHALIPVLVDGAAVVIERHRDSAPTEWPAGFVPTTQKLKKRTFGIARMDMAVFHRDEVDGAVSFS, from the coding sequence ATGACTCGAATCATCTCTGGCGAAGCACGCGGACGAAAGATCAAAGTTCCACCTGAGGGTACCCGTCCCACCTCTGACCGGGCACGGGAAGGCCTTTTTTCTTCCCTCCAGGTACGTTTTGGCTTTCAAGACGCTGTCGTTCTCGACTTATTTGCTGGCTCGGGTGCGCTTGGATTGGAGGCTGCGTCGCGGGGCGCTGCTGAGGTCGTCTTAGTGGAATCCAACCCGAAGACGTGCGAAGTGATTCGCCATAACTGTTCCGTGGTGGGGCATCCGAATGTACGTATTGAGGAAATGCGGGCATCGACATATCTCGCTCAAGCTCCGAAAGAACATTTCGATATGGTACTTGCCGATCCGCCTTACGATCTTGCCGATTCCGCGATCATAGAAATGCTTCACGCCCTAATCCCAGTGCTTGTCGACGGCGCGGCTGTCGTCATCGAACGCCACCGTGATTCGGCGCCCACCGAGTGGCCTGCCGGGTTTGTTCCGACCACCCAAAAGTTAAAGAAACGCACCTTTGGTATTGCCCGAATGGACATGGCGGTATTTCACCGGGACGAAGTAGACGGCGCCGTCAGTTTTAGCTAA
- a CDS encoding sulfite exporter TauE/SafE family protein: MLSGFSLGVVVFVVVFIGSFLQRVSGMGLGLVAGPVLSLILGPVEGILVVNVLAVINAVFATISVRNLIEWQKFWLISPILVFGILPGAWLVRTLEPGLMQALVGMILLLALSFVSFGSQCLPTVSGRWPAAFSGLIAGFTSALAGVAGPAITVYAQASKWEQRSFAATLQPIFFVSGLISIVAKVGFIGFTPITTTSPVVWIGGVCAMIVGIFLGVKAEASIPRTKARTLAVALAMAGGATALVRGILALIS; this comes from the coding sequence ATGCTCTCCGGTTTTAGCCTCGGCGTTGTTGTGTTTGTGGTCGTGTTCATTGGTTCGTTTCTCCAACGTGTCTCTGGCATGGGGCTTGGGCTTGTCGCGGGCCCAGTTCTTAGCCTGATCCTCGGACCTGTGGAAGGCATTTTGGTAGTCAATGTTCTGGCCGTCATTAATGCTGTGTTCGCTACGATTTCCGTGAGGAATCTCATAGAATGGCAAAAATTTTGGCTAATTAGTCCAATCCTTGTATTCGGAATACTTCCAGGGGCTTGGTTGGTGCGCACGCTTGAACCAGGTTTAATGCAGGCACTAGTCGGCATGATATTGCTGTTAGCCCTGTCGTTTGTCAGTTTTGGTTCTCAGTGTTTGCCGACCGTTTCAGGAAGATGGCCTGCAGCTTTTTCCGGATTAATAGCTGGTTTTACCAGTGCATTAGCTGGCGTCGCGGGTCCCGCCATTACAGTGTATGCCCAAGCTTCAAAGTGGGAGCAACGCAGTTTTGCCGCCACCTTGCAGCCAATATTTTTTGTTTCTGGTTTGATCTCGATTGTCGCGAAGGTCGGGTTCATCGGTTTCACCCCGATCACCACTACTAGCCCTGTGGTGTGGATTGGTGGCGTGTGCGCCATGATTGTCGGCATTTTCCTCGGGGTGAAGGCGGAAGCTTCCATACCTCGTACGAAAGCCCGGACACTTGCAGTCGCACTCGCTATGGCAGGCGGCGCGACTGCCCTTGTTCGTGGAATCCTGGCACTGATCAGTTAG